A segment of the Rhodohalobacter barkolensis genome:
AGAATGTCATTGGCTTCTAAATTGTATGAAAGGGGGAAGCTCACTCTGGGACAAGCGGCTGAACTGGCCGGCTATTCAAAGGAAACTTTCATGGAGCTGCTTGCTGAGTACAATGTGGCTCTGATCAACTATCCTGCCGACGAACTTGACGAAGATATAAAAAATGCCCAACGTCATAGTATCTGACACAAGCTGCTTAATTCTATTCTACAAAATCGGAGAGCTTGATCTTCTCAAAAAGCTTTTCGGCAAGTTA
Coding sequences within it:
- a CDS encoding UPF0175 family protein, whose translation is MKSLTINIPNTADVDDKEARMSLASKLYERGKLTLGQAAELAGYSKETFMELLAEYNVALINYPADELDEDIKNAQRHSI